Proteins found in one Collinsella aerofaciens genomic segment:
- the accD gene encoding acetyl-CoA carboxylase, carboxyltransferase subunit beta, whose amino-acid sequence MLMNRKAKTVNVLEGPMTESCAEFPARHVFIKCPECRRVIDEARLHDNLEVCPRCGKHFRVSGRARMRMTVDEGTFEEWDANLAPEDFLSFPGYADKLKSVSERSGERDAVVCGRGKICGCDTALFFMDANFMMGSMGSVVGEKICRAFERATELGLPVVGFTVSGGARMQEGVTSLMQMAKISAAVRRHSEAGGLYITVLTDPTTGGVTASFAMEGDIILAEPDALTAFAGPRVIEQNMHKRLPKGFQRSEFLLEHGFCDAVVPRGEIALTVGELLALHEGHAPGLGAPHEIVHTGRRGKKLGHLFKRSAAPKTALEIVKQTRSADRATAGEMISLGLDGFVELHGDRYFGDDAAVVAGIGWKDGRPVTVIAIERGTTTKERMRRNFGMAHPEGYRKARRLMRQAEKFGRPVLCLVDTSGAFCGIGAEERGQGEAIAQNLMEMSGLKTPIVSVVTGEGGSGGALALSVADRILMLLSSAYSVVSPEACASILWKDTERANEAAEALKLTSPDLLTLGIIDGIVDDRGLSHEEIAGAVMSSAFDAFDALGRLDDATLTNLRYEKYRAIGQYRTM is encoded by the coding sequence ATGCTGATGAATAGAAAAGCGAAGACGGTCAACGTCCTCGAGGGGCCGATGACCGAGTCGTGCGCCGAGTTTCCCGCGCGCCACGTGTTTATCAAGTGCCCGGAGTGCCGCCGTGTGATCGATGAGGCGCGCCTGCACGACAACCTCGAGGTCTGCCCTCGTTGCGGCAAACACTTTCGCGTGAGCGGTCGCGCGCGCATGCGCATGACGGTTGACGAGGGCACGTTTGAGGAATGGGATGCCAATCTGGCGCCGGAGGACTTCCTCTCGTTTCCCGGCTATGCCGACAAGCTCAAGAGCGTGAGTGAGCGTTCGGGCGAGCGCGATGCCGTTGTGTGCGGCAGGGGCAAAATCTGCGGTTGCGATACGGCACTCTTCTTTATGGATGCCAACTTTATGATGGGCTCGATGGGCTCCGTGGTGGGCGAGAAGATCTGTCGCGCATTTGAGCGTGCGACCGAGCTGGGATTGCCGGTTGTCGGCTTTACCGTTTCGGGCGGCGCGCGCATGCAAGAGGGCGTGACATCGCTTATGCAGATGGCCAAGATTTCTGCGGCGGTTAGGCGCCACAGCGAGGCGGGCGGCCTGTATATCACGGTGCTCACCGACCCCACGACCGGAGGCGTAACCGCGAGCTTTGCCATGGAGGGCGACATTATCCTGGCCGAGCCCGATGCCCTGACGGCGTTTGCCGGCCCGCGCGTGATCGAGCAGAACATGCACAAGCGCCTGCCCAAGGGATTCCAGCGCTCCGAGTTTTTGCTGGAGCACGGCTTTTGCGATGCCGTTGTTCCGCGTGGCGAGATTGCGCTCACGGTAGGCGAGTTGCTGGCGCTGCACGAAGGGCACGCGCCCGGCCTGGGGGCACCGCACGAGATTGTGCATACGGGTCGCCGCGGCAAAAAGCTGGGGCACTTGTTTAAGCGCTCGGCCGCACCAAAAACCGCGCTCGAGATTGTCAAGCAGACCCGCTCGGCAGATCGCGCCACGGCGGGCGAGATGATCTCGCTGGGCCTGGATGGATTTGTGGAGCTGCACGGCGACCGCTACTTTGGCGACGACGCTGCTGTGGTGGCTGGCATTGGCTGGAAAGACGGACGCCCCGTAACGGTCATCGCCATCGAGCGCGGCACCACGACCAAAGAGCGCATGCGTCGCAACTTTGGTATGGCACATCCCGAGGGCTACCGCAAAGCGCGTCGCCTTATGCGCCAGGCCGAAAAGTTTGGTCGACCGGTTCTGTGCCTGGTCGATACTTCGGGCGCGTTTTGCGGCATCGGTGCCGAGGAGCGCGGCCAGGGCGAGGCGATTGCCCAGAATCTCATGGAGATGAGCGGCCTTAAGACACCGATTGTCTCGGTGGTGACAGGCGAGGGCGGCTCTGGTGGCGCGCTGGCGCTGTCCGTGGCCGACCGCATCCTGATGCTCTTGAGCTCCGCCTATTCGGTCGTGAGCCCCGAGGCCTGTGCGTCGATCCTGTGGAAGGATACCGAGCGCGCGAATGAGGCCGCCGAGGCGCTTAAGCTCACGTCCCCCGATCTGCTGACACTCGGCATCATCGACGGCATTGTTGACGATAGGGGCCTGTCGCATGAGGAGATCGCCGGTGCCGTCATGTCCTCGGCATTCGATGCCTTCGATGCGCTTGGGCGGCTCGACGACGCGACCCTCACAAACCTTCGCTACGAAAAGTACCGCGCAATCGGTCAGTACCGCACGATGTGA
- a CDS encoding acetyl-CoA carboxylase biotin carboxylase subunit: MFDKVLIANRGEVAVRVIRACRDMGIKTVAVYSTADADALHVQLADEAYCIGGPRLAESYLNDDAVLTCAVKSGAKAIHPGYGFFSEKASFVRDCDKYGLAFVGPSAEVIDSMGDKDAARRTAAAAGVPIVPGCDLLKSPEEATAEAERIGCPVLIKARAGGGGRGIRKVERVEDAAKAFIEARAEGEAVFGDGECYMEKFVAPAHHVEVQIMADKQGHVFSLGERECSVQRRNQKLIEESPAPCLDGHDDIRARMHKAARDLARAVGYEGAGTIEFLYSDDGNFYFMEMNTRLQVEHPVTEFVTDTDLVKWQLRVAAGQPLPFEQEDMPIRNHAMECRINAETPDFLPSCGTVTALRVPGGPRVRWDSAMFTGAKVPPYYDSMLGKLIVCAPTRDGAIRKMRSALGELVIEGVSENSELQLDVLANDEFLSGMYHTDLMGHLYADE, translated from the coding sequence ATGTTCGACAAAGTGCTCATCGCCAACCGCGGCGAGGTCGCGGTCCGTGTTATCCGCGCGTGCCGCGATATGGGCATCAAAACCGTCGCCGTCTATTCCACGGCCGATGCGGACGCGCTGCACGTGCAGCTTGCCGACGAGGCGTATTGCATCGGCGGTCCGCGCCTTGCCGAGAGCTACCTCAACGACGATGCCGTGCTCACCTGTGCCGTAAAGTCGGGCGCCAAGGCAATTCATCCCGGCTATGGCTTTTTCTCCGAGAAGGCGAGCTTCGTGCGCGACTGCGACAAGTATGGCCTGGCGTTTGTCGGTCCTTCGGCCGAGGTGATCGATAGCATGGGCGACAAGGACGCCGCGCGTCGAACGGCTGCCGCGGCGGGTGTGCCCATCGTGCCGGGCTGCGATTTGCTCAAAAGCCCCGAGGAGGCAACGGCCGAGGCCGAGCGCATTGGCTGCCCCGTGCTTATTAAGGCGCGTGCAGGCGGTGGTGGTCGCGGCATTCGTAAGGTCGAGCGCGTGGAAGATGCGGCAAAGGCGTTCATCGAGGCGCGTGCCGAGGGCGAGGCCGTTTTTGGCGACGGCGAGTGCTACATGGAGAAGTTCGTCGCGCCGGCGCACCATGTCGAGGTGCAGATTATGGCCGATAAGCAGGGCCATGTGTTTTCGCTCGGCGAGCGCGAGTGCTCGGTGCAGCGTCGCAACCAAAAGCTAATCGAGGAGAGCCCCGCACCGTGCCTCGACGGACACGACGACATTCGTGCTCGCATGCACAAGGCAGCGCGTGACCTGGCTCGTGCCGTCGGCTACGAAGGAGCCGGTACCATCGAGTTCCTGTATTCGGACGACGGCAATTTCTACTTTATGGAAATGAACACGCGCTTGCAGGTGGAGCATCCGGTTACGGAGTTTGTGACCGATACCGACTTGGTCAAGTGGCAGCTGCGTGTGGCGGCCGGCCAGCCTCTGCCTTTTGAGCAGGAAGACATGCCGATCCGCAATCACGCCATGGAGTGCCGCATCAATGCCGAAACGCCGGACTTTCTGCCGTCATGCGGAACGGTTACCGCGTTGCGTGTGCCGGGTGGTCCGCGCGTGCGCTGGGATTCCGCCATGTTTACCGGTGCGAAAGTTCCGCCGTACTACGACTCCATGCTCGGCAAGCTCATCGTGTGCGCGCCCACGCGTGACGGCGCCATTCGCAAGATGCGCTCGGCCCTGGGCGAGCTCGTGATTGAGGGCGTGAGCGAAAACAGCGAGCTTCAACTCGACGTGCTGGCAAACGATGAGTTCTTGTCGGGCATGTACCACACCGATCTGATGGGGCATCTCTATGCTGATGAATAG